A region from the Phycisphaerales bacterium genome encodes:
- a CDS encoding aminoacyl-tRNA hydrolase, with amino-acid sequence MKVLVGLGNPEGQHAKTRHNAGFMVIDRLLARYAAHAPLKARFNSATVEIEIPRPDRTTERCLLMKPTTYMNRSGLAVGEAMRFYKVAPADLLVISDELYLPVGTVRLRQSGSPGGHNGLADISRVLGTHDYPRLRVGVGLKPKGGKPAQMDQADFVLSRFMDEEHADLSASLDRAAEACVLFSTRGIDAAMNVVNADPKSTDPKPSEPKPSNIKGAAARPTNSMPPPIPPA; translated from the coding sequence ATGAAGGTTCTCGTCGGACTGGGCAATCCCGAAGGGCAGCACGCTAAGACCCGGCACAACGCCGGATTCATGGTGATCGATCGGCTGCTCGCTCGCTACGCCGCCCACGCGCCCCTCAAGGCCCGCTTCAACTCCGCCACCGTCGAGATCGAGATTCCAAGGCCCGACCGCACGACTGAACGCTGCCTGCTCATGAAGCCGACCACCTACATGAACCGATCCGGACTCGCCGTGGGCGAGGCGATGCGCTTCTACAAAGTCGCGCCCGCGGATCTGCTCGTCATCTCCGACGAGTTGTATCTTCCGGTCGGGACGGTCCGGCTTCGCCAGAGCGGAAGCCCCGGCGGGCACAACGGGCTCGCGGATATCTCGCGCGTGCTCGGCACGCACGACTATCCGCGGCTTCGCGTGGGCGTGGGACTCAAGCCCAAGGGAGGCAAGCCGGCCCAGATGGACCAGGCCGACTTTGTCCTCTCGCGGTTCATGGACGAGGAGCACGCGGACCTCTCGGCGTCGCTCGATCGGGCGGCGGAGGCGTGCGTGCTCTTCTCGACTCGCGGCATCGATGCCGCGATGAACGTGGTCAATGCCGACCCAAAGTCGACGGACCCAAAGCCGTCGGAACCGAAACCATCCAACATCAAGGGCGCGGCTGCTCGTCCTACCAATTCCATGCCGCCGCCGATCCCGCCAGCGTGA
- a CDS encoding ComEA family DNA-binding protein — protein MPPVAITPVAGLVTNEPLGPPLPVLPLTAPSGLGPVAPAAHPAGDSPREPSPAAADSPRVEPSQKPTTSPAPKVTPTKPTVPSSIARLININTASQSELELLPRIGPALAGRIVEYREEHGPFRRPEDLDRVKGIGAKTLEKLLPLITTGE, from the coding sequence ATGCCACCGGTCGCGATCACTCCGGTAGCTGGCCTCGTCACGAACGAGCCGTTGGGTCCGCCATTACCGGTGCTCCCGCTCACGGCGCCTTCGGGCCTGGGGCCGGTTGCTCCGGCCGCGCATCCCGCGGGCGACTCGCCACGCGAACCTTCGCCAGCCGCCGCGGATTCGCCACGCGTTGAGCCGTCTCAGAAACCTACCACGTCTCCGGCGCCGAAGGTCACACCAACCAAGCCGACGGTTCCGTCGTCGATTGCGCGCCTCATCAACATCAACACCGCTTCGCAGTCCGAGTTGGAGTTGCTCCCGCGCATCGGCCCCGCGCTCGCCGGGCGGATCGTCGAGTATCGCGAGGAGCACGGGCCGTTTCGCCGACCCGAGGACCTCGATCGCGTGAAGGGCATCGGGGCGAAGACACTCGAGAAGCTCCTGCCGCTCATCACCACAGGCGAGTGA
- a CDS encoding phosphoribosylaminoimidazolesuccinocarboxamide synthase, with amino-acid sequence MPNHPAPDTGPLLKSGLNLAGLRRGKVRDVYDLPPGRDGTPRLLIVATDRISAFDVVMPTPIPGKGATLTAISTFWFRFIVNAGLCKTHLLSTDAAEIPETAFHLGTDTGTRTPRESLVGRITIARRAHVVPIECVVRGYLEGSGWREYQQTGSVCGIALPKGLRQCDRLPLPIFTPATKEDLGKHDENVSFEKAADLVGGDLMRSLRDTSLAIYTKAAEHALARGVIIADTKFEFGFPIDASGKESDTPILIDEALTPDSSRFWPADRYEPGHSQASYDKQFLREYLESLVAKGNWHKSPPGPSLPAHVIQGTVDRYREVAKLLTA; translated from the coding sequence ATGCCGAATCACCCTGCCCCCGACACCGGGCCGCTCCTGAAATCCGGGCTGAATCTCGCCGGACTCCGCCGGGGCAAGGTCCGCGATGTCTACGACCTTCCCCCTGGTCGGGACGGCACGCCCAGACTCCTCATCGTCGCCACCGATCGAATCTCCGCCTTCGACGTCGTCATGCCCACGCCCATCCCCGGCAAGGGCGCGACGCTCACGGCCATCTCCACCTTCTGGTTCAGGTTCATCGTGAATGCCGGACTCTGCAAGACCCATCTCCTCTCCACAGATGCCGCAGAGATTCCTGAAACCGCCTTCCATCTCGGGACCGACACGGGCACACGAACGCCGCGTGAATCTCTCGTCGGCCGCATCACCATCGCCCGCCGCGCCCACGTCGTCCCCATCGAGTGCGTCGTCCGAGGCTATCTCGAAGGCTCCGGCTGGCGCGAGTATCAGCAAACGGGAAGCGTCTGCGGTATCGCCCTCCCCAAGGGCCTCCGCCAGTGTGACCGTCTCCCACTGCCGATCTTCACCCCCGCCACCAAGGAAGACCTCGGCAAGCACGACGAGAACGTCTCCTTTGAAAAGGCGGCCGATCTCGTCGGTGGCGACCTCATGCGATCTCTCCGCGACACATCGCTCGCGATCTACACTAAGGCCGCCGAGCACGCACTCGCCCGGGGCGTCATCATCGCCGACACCAAGTTCGAGTTCGGCTTTCCCATCGACGCGAGTGGCAAGGAAAGCGACACGCCGATTCTCATCGATGAAGCACTCACCCCCGACAGTTCCCGATTCTGGCCCGCCGACCGCTACGAACCAGGCCACTCCCAAGCGAGTTACGACAAGCAGTTCCTCCGGGAATACCTCGAATCGCTCGTCGCGAAGGGCAACTGGCACAAGTCCCCGCCCGGCCCGTCGCTCCCCGCGCACGTCATCCAGGGCACGGTGGACCGGTATCGAGAAGTCGCCAAACTCTTGACCGCGTAA
- a CDS encoding endo-1,4-beta-xylanase, protein MMTFVVFEADGVVPENFPPRHAFVHGPDALPIQADLSIGGGVISCAFSAPHSTALVVQFEVGPVGDESDAVGLGLLTLPTCLLPARGKDNPYLLSIELARHQIMLVLNKMEDWQLTELSADEPVMRQFERARSQFTKALSAQRDESSNGQPSIGGYSPDADRLAARTIALAVDAGEQLAVIEAARNLRTRGDGSAHTEASEHYTRITREKLPPQTAVVVPGSMRAVLPGTAMIGCAISPATWSETLQRVAHATCDFISMPMRWRDLEPREGKYNFAPTDRWIEWAVRTAKIPVFGGPLLDFRQACVPDWLYIWENDYETLRDLVVEHVQAVVTRYRRTVQRWTVCSGLNVNTNIKVSFDQIVDLTRLCVLIVKKLQPTAKVQVEITQPWGEYHAWNKRSLPPVLYADAIVQTGLPIDAISLRVPMGHAEPGLTTRDMLSFSAILDRFAAFEKPIAVTLGAPSSPIPAAAYVPRAGAPPEDPHEPGRWRGNWTEARQASWLAHAMSIAASKPFVHNVCWQELADGVGGASAAPEMPFGGLVGTNGQLKASATRLGLVREAVRKGVMPVLAE, encoded by the coding sequence ATGATGACGTTTGTGGTGTTCGAGGCCGACGGAGTGGTGCCGGAGAACTTTCCGCCGCGCCACGCGTTCGTTCATGGCCCCGACGCGCTGCCGATTCAGGCGGATCTGTCGATCGGCGGGGGGGTAATCTCGTGCGCGTTCTCGGCGCCGCACTCGACGGCCTTGGTCGTGCAGTTTGAGGTCGGACCGGTCGGCGACGAGTCAGACGCGGTCGGTCTGGGATTGCTCACGCTTCCGACGTGCCTCCTTCCCGCGCGGGGGAAGGACAACCCGTATCTGCTCTCGATCGAGTTGGCGCGACACCAGATCATGCTGGTTCTCAACAAGATGGAGGACTGGCAACTCACGGAGTTGTCCGCCGACGAGCCGGTGATGCGACAGTTCGAGCGGGCGCGGTCGCAGTTCACCAAGGCGCTCTCGGCGCAGCGCGATGAGTCGTCGAATGGGCAGCCCTCGATTGGTGGATACAGCCCCGACGCCGATCGTCTCGCCGCTCGCACAATCGCGCTCGCGGTTGACGCGGGCGAGCAACTCGCGGTGATCGAGGCGGCGCGAAACCTTCGCACTCGGGGCGATGGCTCCGCTCACACCGAGGCCTCGGAGCACTACACAAGGATCACGCGCGAGAAACTCCCTCCGCAGACGGCCGTGGTGGTCCCCGGCTCCATGCGGGCCGTGCTCCCTGGGACGGCAATGATCGGTTGCGCGATCAGCCCCGCGACGTGGTCCGAGACGTTGCAACGCGTGGCGCACGCGACGTGCGACTTCATCTCCATGCCGATGCGGTGGCGGGACCTCGAGCCGCGCGAGGGGAAGTACAACTTCGCGCCGACGGACCGCTGGATCGAATGGGCGGTGCGGACGGCGAAGATTCCGGTCTTCGGCGGGCCTCTGCTCGATTTTCGCCAGGCGTGCGTCCCGGACTGGCTGTACATCTGGGAGAACGACTACGAGACGCTCCGCGATCTTGTCGTGGAGCATGTGCAGGCGGTGGTGACGCGGTATCGGCGCACGGTGCAGCGATGGACGGTCTGTTCCGGGTTGAACGTGAACACGAACATCAAGGTCTCGTTCGACCAGATCGTGGATCTCACGAGGCTGTGTGTGCTGATCGTGAAGAAGTTGCAGCCGACGGCGAAGGTGCAGGTGGAGATCACGCAGCCCTGGGGCGAGTACCACGCGTGGAACAAGCGATCGCTGCCGCCGGTTCTGTACGCGGACGCGATCGTGCAGACGGGCCTCCCGATCGATGCGATCTCGCTGCGTGTCCCGATGGGGCACGCCGAGCCGGGGCTGACGACGCGTGACATGCTCTCGTTCTCGGCGATCCTCGATCGATTCGCGGCGTTCGAGAAGCCCATCGCGGTGACGCTCGGCGCCCCGAGTTCGCCGATCCCAGCGGCGGCGTATGTGCCGCGTGCCGGTGCTCCTCCCGAAGATCCGCACGAGCCGGGTCGCTGGCGTGGCAACTGGACCGAGGCGCGTCAGGCATCCTGGCTGGCGCACGCGATGAGCATTGCTGCGTCGAAGCCGTTCGTGCACAACGTCTGCTGGCAGGAACTCGCCGATGGTGTCGGCGGAGCCTCGGCCGCGCCCGAGATGCCGTTTGGTGGACTGGTCGGCACCAACGGGCAACTCAAAGCCTCGGCCACGCGATTGGGATTGGTGCGTGAGGCCGTTCGTAAGGGCGTGATGCCTGTGCTCGCGGAGTAA
- the rpsF gene encoding 30S ribosomal protein S6, with protein MAQPATQIVNEKQTYTYEAMFLISQAVASDLNSVVEHINEILHRGHATLLAMRKWDERRLAYEIKGQKRGLYILAYFTTVGENIAHIERDCNLSEKILRAMILRCDHMTKDQIEAADDRKGLEVEAKLRSERAASPAASAAVVTEASSDEGDETSN; from the coding sequence ATGGCACAACCCGCCACCCAGATCGTGAACGAGAAGCAGACATACACCTATGAGGCGATGTTCCTCATCAGCCAGGCCGTCGCGTCGGATCTCAACTCCGTCGTGGAGCACATCAACGAGATCCTGCACCGCGGGCACGCGACGCTGCTCGCGATGCGCAAGTGGGACGAGCGGCGCCTCGCCTACGAGATCAAGGGGCAGAAGCGCGGGCTCTACATCCTCGCGTACTTCACGACCGTCGGCGAGAACATCGCCCACATCGAGCGTGACTGCAACCTGTCGGAGAAGATTCTCCGCGCGATGATCCTCCGCTGCGACCACATGACCAAGGACCAGATCGAGGCCGCCGACGACCGCAAGGGTCTCGAGGTCGAGGCGAAACTGCGTTCGGAGCGTGCGGCCAGCCCTGCCGCGTCGGCTGCGGTCGTTACCGAGGCGAGCAGCGACGAGGGCGACGAGACCTCGAACTGA
- a CDS encoding 50S ribosomal protein L25 yields MHEKSPLLAAKKREHLGSRYSQRIRKQGGLPAVLYGHGEAPVAITLDARDAISHITKGEKVFRLDFPGTKNKDEGQVVLVKDLQFDYLGTNIIHADLARVDLNERVHTRVPLRLVGEAVGLKQAGAIMMHPTSELEIECLVLELPDSIEVTITSLDVGHAITAADVKLPTTSMKLLTDSHAIVAQIVIQVEAPTAAEATAADATAAGPEVITAKKPEEGAAAAGKDAKPAGDKKK; encoded by the coding sequence ATGCACGAGAAGTCTCCACTGTTGGCCGCGAAGAAGCGTGAGCACCTGGGCTCGCGATACTCGCAGCGCATCCGCAAGCAGGGCGGTCTCCCCGCAGTGCTCTACGGGCACGGCGAGGCGCCCGTCGCGATCACGCTCGACGCGCGCGACGCGATCTCCCACATCACCAAGGGCGAGAAGGTCTTTCGCCTCGACTTCCCCGGGACGAAGAACAAGGACGAGGGCCAGGTCGTTCTGGTGAAGGACCTCCAGTTCGATTACCTCGGCACGAACATCATCCACGCGGACCTGGCGCGAGTCGATCTCAACGAGCGCGTCCACACGCGTGTGCCCCTTCGTCTGGTGGGCGAGGCGGTTGGTCTGAAGCAGGCCGGCGCGATCATGATGCACCCCACGAGCGAACTCGAGATCGAGTGCCTCGTCCTCGAACTTCCCGACTCCATCGAGGTGACGATCACCAGCCTTGACGTCGGGCACGCGATCACCGCGGCGGACGTCAAACTCCCCACGACCTCGATGAAACTGCTCACCGACTCGCACGCGATCGTGGCGCAGATCGTGATCCAGGTCGAGGCCCCGACCGCCGCCGAGGCGACCGCCGCCGACGCGACCGCCGCCGGCCCCGAGGTGATCACGGCCAAGAAGCCCGAGGAGGGCGCCGCCGCCGCGGGCAAGGACGCGAAGCCCGCCGGCGACAAGAAGAAGTAA
- a CDS encoding NTP transferase domain-containing protein, with protein sequence MTRPLHAIILAAGKGTRMKSDLPKVVHPVGGRPMVCAVVDACIAAGCARIVAIVGYKQEAVREALASYGPRVEFAVQGEQLGTGHAVQMASPMLGGDRASDCLVLCGDGPLIRSSTIAKVMDRHRSANASATLATAVIDDPTGYGRIVRDSKGRFQAIVEQKNATPEQLKVREVNPSYYCFHTGDLFDSLGKVTRNALTGEYYLTDVPALLLGSGKRVEVIEAVPPEDVLSINTLDDLGVVDRLFRARTGVTGGKA encoded by the coding sequence ATGACTCGCCCTCTCCACGCCATCATCCTCGCCGCGGGCAAGGGCACTCGGATGAAATCCGACCTGCCCAAGGTCGTGCATCCGGTGGGCGGTCGGCCGATGGTGTGCGCCGTGGTCGATGCGTGCATCGCCGCGGGTTGCGCGCGCATCGTCGCCATCGTGGGGTACAAGCAGGAGGCCGTGCGCGAGGCGCTCGCGTCGTATGGCCCGCGCGTCGAGTTTGCCGTTCAGGGGGAGCAACTCGGGACGGGGCACGCGGTGCAGATGGCCTCGCCGATGCTTGGCGGCGATCGGGCGTCGGATTGTCTTGTGCTCTGTGGCGATGGGCCGCTGATTCGATCTTCGACCATCGCGAAGGTCATGGATCGGCACCGTTCGGCCAACGCTTCGGCCACGCTCGCGACCGCCGTGATCGACGATCCCACGGGGTACGGGCGCATCGTGCGTGACTCAAAGGGCCGCTTTCAGGCGATCGTTGAGCAGAAGAACGCCACGCCGGAGCAACTCAAGGTCCGCGAGGTCAACCCGAGTTACTACTGCTTCCACACGGGCGATCTCTTCGACAGCCTGGGGAAGGTGACGCGGAACGCGCTGACGGGCGAGTACTACCTGACGGATGTGCCGGCGCTCCTGCTCGGGTCGGGCAAGCGAGTCGAGGTGATCGAGGCCGTTCCGCCCGAGGATGTGCTCTCGATCAACACGCTGGATGATCTGGGCGTGGTCGATCGGTTGTTCCGCGCCCGCACGGGCGTCACTGGAGGCAAGGCATGA
- a CDS encoding tyrosine--tRNA ligase, with protein MTDFLAELEWRGLLHQASDPVAIRTHLASAQRRAYCGFDPTADSLTIGNLVPILLLARFQRCGHQPIVLAGGGTGLIGDPSGKSAERQLLTRERVASNVASIKRIFERAIDFSPASKNAAILVDNADWLLKLTYLDALRDVGKHFSVNAMIQKDSVRDRLHNRDQGISYTEFSYMILQAYDFLHLHKSLGVTIQLGGSDQWGNMTAGTDLIRKTHAAEHADQAEREHAFVITTPLITKADGGKFGKTETGAIWLTADRTSPFAFYQFWLNSADADIPKFLRTFTFLSRPDIESLEASHAQNPGERAAHRALARHMTEMLHGTTEADHAESAAKALFSGEIAGLSEKTLREVLSTVPASTHPRSQLESGGGSGGVVLLDLLVTTALAKSKREAREFLQAGSVTINGKKAEPDTTLSTKDLLHGSMIALRRGKKQWHLTTWE; from the coding sequence ATGACCGACTTCCTCGCCGAACTTGAATGGCGGGGCCTGCTCCATCAGGCCTCCGATCCCGTCGCCATCCGCACCCACCTCGCCTCGGCGCAGCGCCGGGCCTACTGCGGCTTCGATCCCACCGCCGACTCGCTCACCATCGGCAACCTCGTCCCCATCCTCCTCCTCGCCCGCTTCCAACGCTGCGGCCACCAGCCCATCGTCCTCGCCGGCGGCGGCACAGGACTCATCGGCGACCCCAGCGGCAAGTCCGCCGAGAGGCAACTCCTGACCCGCGAGCGCGTCGCCAGCAACGTCGCCTCCATCAAGCGCATCTTCGAGCGCGCTATCGACTTCTCGCCCGCGTCCAAGAACGCCGCGATCCTCGTCGACAACGCCGACTGGCTCTTGAAACTCACCTACCTCGACGCCCTGCGTGACGTCGGCAAGCACTTCTCCGTCAACGCGATGATCCAGAAGGACTCGGTCCGCGATCGCCTCCACAACCGCGATCAAGGCATCAGTTACACCGAGTTCAGTTACATGATCCTCCAGGCCTACGACTTCCTCCACCTCCACAAGTCCCTCGGCGTCACCATCCAACTCGGCGGGAGCGACCAGTGGGGCAACATGACCGCCGGCACCGACCTCATCCGAAAGACCCATGCCGCCGAGCACGCCGATCAGGCCGAGCGTGAGCACGCCTTCGTCATCACCACGCCCCTCATCACCAAGGCCGACGGCGGGAAGTTCGGCAAGACCGAGACCGGCGCCATCTGGCTCACCGCCGATCGCACCAGCCCCTTCGCCTTCTACCAGTTCTGGCTCAACTCCGCCGACGCCGACATCCCCAAGTTTCTGCGGACGTTCACGTTCCTCTCGCGCCCCGACATCGAATCGCTCGAAGCCTCGCACGCGCAGAACCCCGGCGAGCGGGCCGCCCATCGCGCCCTCGCGCGGCACATGACCGAGATGCTCCACGGCACCACCGAGGCCGATCACGCCGAGAGCGCCGCCAAAGCGCTCTTCTCGGGCGAGATCGCGGGCCTCTCCGAGAAGACCCTCCGCGAGGTGCTCTCCACAGTCCCCGCAAGCACACACCCACGATCGCAACTCGAGAGTGGTGGTGGTAGCGGGGGAGTGGTGCTGCTGGATCTGCTCGTGACGACCGCGCTCGCCAAGAGCAAGCGCGAGGCGCGCGAGTTCCTCCAGGCTGGATCCGTTACGATCAATGGCAAAAAGGCCGAGCCGGACACGACGCTCTCAACCAAAGACCTCCTCCACGGCAGCATGATCGCGCTCCGCCGCGGCAAGAAGCAATGGCATCTCACGACGTGGGAGTAA
- a CDS encoding ribose-phosphate pyrophosphokinase, whose product MSRNSREMKIFAGRSSHALATRVCNLMGVAMGAARVVSFPDGELIVKLDEDVRGRDCYVILSTCEPVNDTLMELLVYIDCLRRASADRVSVVIPYFGYARQDRKDEGRVPITAKLVANLITAAGASRVLAIDLHAAQIQGFFDIPVDHLSATPVFVDYFLQKRSELGDLCLVSPDVGNVKVAESMANLLSGDLAIINKRRLSGSTVTTGNLIGSVEGKTVLMFDDMISTAGTVVEAAKLVMDRGARQVIAAATHPVLVGPAVERLKNGPISKVVVCNTIPLTPQRRELGEKLVELCVGSLLAQAIYRIHNNESVSALFTKTAGVKR is encoded by the coding sequence ATGAGCAGGAACTCTCGGGAGATGAAGATCTTCGCGGGGCGGTCCAGCCATGCGCTCGCCACACGTGTGTGCAATCTGATGGGCGTGGCGATGGGTGCCGCGCGCGTCGTGTCGTTCCCCGATGGCGAGTTGATCGTGAAACTCGACGAGGACGTGCGCGGGCGTGACTGCTATGTGATCCTCTCGACGTGCGAGCCGGTGAACGACACGCTGATGGAACTCCTGGTCTACATCGACTGCTTGCGTCGCGCCAGCGCCGACCGGGTCTCGGTGGTGATCCCGTATTTCGGCTACGCGCGCCAGGACCGCAAGGACGAGGGACGCGTGCCGATCACGGCGAAACTCGTGGCGAATCTCATCACGGCGGCCGGCGCGTCGCGCGTGCTGGCGATCGACCTCCATGCCGCCCAGATCCAGGGGTTCTTCGACATCCCCGTCGATCACCTCTCGGCGACGCCCGTCTTCGTCGATTACTTCCTGCAGAAACGATCCGAACTGGGCGATCTGTGCCTGGTCAGCCCGGACGTGGGCAACGTCAAGGTCGCCGAGAGCATGGCGAACCTGCTTTCGGGCGATCTGGCGATCATCAACAAGCGGCGTCTCTCGGGCTCGACGGTCACGACGGGGAACCTCATCGGCAGCGTCGAGGGGAAGACCGTCCTGATGTTCGATGACATGATCTCGACCGCGGGGACGGTGGTTGAGGCGGCGAAACTGGTGATGGATCGCGGGGCGCGCCAGGTGATCGCCGCCGCCACGCATCCGGTGCTCGTGGGTCCGGCCGTCGAACGGCTGAAGAACGGTCCGATCAGCAAGGTGGTCGTGTGCAACACGATCCCCCTAACGCCGCAGCGTCGCGAACTCGGAGAGAAACTGGTCGAACTGTGCGTGGGGTCGCTTTTGGCGCAGGCGATCTACCGCATCCACAACAACGAGTCGGTCAGCGCCCTGTTCACGAAGACCGCGGGGGTCAAGCGATAG
- a CDS encoding ABC transporter permease, producing MLALITRRLLLLPVLLLAVYTIVLALAWAIPGNPLDKPEGRRPSPEVVEAMQAQYNLDSFPRFYTSYLTHITGVAWARSRLDTPTSNATLHAERDIFDFGPSLSYKDQRVGSIIAASLPVSVTIGAAAMLIALVVGTAAGVLGAIKPKSLADSGTLALALLGVSLPSFVTGSALLLVFAVWLRLLPVAEWGSLRDLVLPSVTLSLPYAGYIARLARLGMIDAMGEDYIRTARAKGVREWRVVMRHALKNAFLPVLSYLGPACALAMTGSFVVERVFSIPGMGQHFVNAVQNKDVFLLIGVVLVFSTLLIVLNLAVDVLYRWVDPRIA from the coding sequence ATGCTCGCGCTCATCACCCGACGCCTGCTCCTCCTCCCCGTTCTGCTCCTCGCGGTCTACACCATCGTGCTCGCCCTCGCGTGGGCAATCCCGGGCAACCCGCTCGACAAGCCCGAGGGCCGCCGCCCCAGCCCCGAGGTCGTCGAGGCCATGCAGGCGCAATATAACCTCGACTCGTTCCCACGCTTCTACACGTCCTACCTCACACACATCACCGGCGTGGCATGGGCGCGATCACGCCTCGACACTCCGACATCCAACGCCACCCTCCACGCCGAACGAGACATCTTCGACTTCGGCCCCAGCCTCTCGTACAAAGATCAACGCGTCGGCTCCATCATCGCCGCCTCGCTTCCCGTCAGCGTCACCATCGGAGCCGCCGCGATGCTCATCGCGCTCGTCGTGGGCACGGCCGCGGGCGTCCTCGGCGCGATCAAGCCCAAATCCCTCGCCGACTCGGGCACGCTCGCCCTGGCACTCCTGGGCGTCAGCCTCCCGAGTTTCGTCACCGGCTCGGCACTCCTGCTCGTGTTTGCCGTGTGGCTCCGCCTCCTGCCCGTCGCCGAGTGGGGATCGCTCCGCGACCTCGTGCTCCCGTCCGTCACGCTCTCGTTGCCCTACGCCGGGTACATCGCCCGTCTCGCCCGCCTGGGCATGATCGACGCGATGGGCGAGGACTACATCCGCACGGCCCGGGCCAAGGGAGTCCGAGAGTGGCGCGTCGTCATGCGCCACGCTCTGAAAAACGCCTTCCTTCCGGTGCTCAGTTATCTCGGCCCCGCGTGCGCCCTGGCCATGACCGGATCGTTCGTCGTCGAGCGCGTCTTCTCGATCCCCGGCATGGGCCAACACTTCGTCAACGCCGTCCAGAACAAGGACGTCTTCCTGCTCATCGGCGTCGTGCTCGTCTTCTCCACGCTGCTGATCGTGCTGAATCTTGCCGTCGATGTGCTCTATCGCTGGGTCGATCCGCGGATCGCCTGA